A section of the Brevundimonas sp. AJA228-03 genome encodes:
- a CDS encoding succinate dehydrogenase iron-sulfur subunit — MVQLTLPRGSKPTAGKVHKAPAGARNVKTYKVYRYDPEVDADPRWDVYEVSADDHGPMLLDALIHIKSTIDPTLTFRRSCREGICGSCSMNIDGRNTLACTKGWDECSSSTIAINPLPHQPVVKDLVTDLTLFYAQYDSIKPYLQSDDPDPTTERLQSPEDRAKLDGLYECILCACCSTSCPSYWWNQTEYLGPAALLQSYRWISDSRDDRTQERLDDLEDPFKLYRCHTIMNCAQVCPKGLNPAKAIAETKKLMVAPNRKKQAA, encoded by the coding sequence ATGGTCCAGCTCACCCTTCCCAGGGGCTCCAAGCCCACGGCCGGCAAGGTCCACAAGGCTCCGGCCGGGGCCCGGAACGTCAAGACCTACAAGGTCTATCGCTATGACCCCGAGGTCGATGCCGACCCGCGCTGGGACGTCTACGAGGTCTCGGCCGACGACCATGGCCCGATGCTGCTGGACGCGCTGATCCATATAAAATCAACCATTGACCCGACCCTGACCTTCCGCCGGTCTTGCCGTGAAGGCATCTGCGGCTCCTGCTCGATGAACATTGACGGGCGTAACACCCTGGCCTGCACCAAGGGCTGGGACGAATGCTCGTCCTCGACCATCGCCATCAATCCCCTGCCGCACCAGCCGGTGGTCAAGGATCTGGTCACAGACCTGACGCTGTTCTACGCCCAGTACGATTCCATCAAGCCGTACCTGCAGTCCGATGACCCCGACCCCACGACCGAGCGTCTCCAGTCACCGGAGGATCGTGCGAAACTGGACGGTCTGTACGAATGCATCCTTTGCGCCTGCTGCTCCACCAGCTGTCCCAGCTACTGGTGGAACCAGACCGAATACCTCGGCCCGGCCGCCCTGCTGCAATCCTATCGCTGGATCTCGGACAGCCGTGACGACAGGACGCAGGAGCGGCTCGACGACCTTGAGGACCCGTTCAAGCTCTACCGCTGCCACACGATCATGAACTGCGCCCAGGTCTGTCCCAAGGGCCTGAACCCCGCCAAGGCCATCGCCGAGACCAAGAAGCTGATGGTGGCCCCGAACCGCAAGAAGCAGGCGGCCTAG
- a CDS encoding 2Fe-2S iron-sulfur cluster-binding protein, with product MARVTYIEHDGHEHVVEVKSGLSVMEGAVRNNVPGIDADCGGACACATCHVYVDEAWRDRAGKASAMEESMLDFAEAVEPNSRLSCQIRVSDALDGLIVRLPANQH from the coding sequence GTGGCCCGCGTCACCTATATCGAGCATGACGGGCACGAGCATGTCGTGGAGGTCAAGTCGGGCCTCAGCGTCATGGAGGGGGCCGTGCGCAACAATGTGCCCGGCATCGATGCGGACTGCGGCGGGGCCTGCGCCTGCGCGACCTGCCACGTCTATGTCGACGAGGCCTGGCGCGACAGGGCGGGAAAGGCCTCGGCCATGGAAGAGTCCATGCTTGATTTCGCCGAAGCGGTCGAACCGAATTCGCGCCTGTCGTGCCAGATCCGCGTCAGCGACGCCCTGGACGGCCTGATCGTTCGCCTGCCCGCCAACCAGCACTGA
- a CDS encoding YraN family protein, translating into MKPERVRRPVQPVKATSAQRRARGGRAFAEGHAAEWIAALWLMLKGYQILGFRLKTPGAEIDILARKGRVLAVVEVKRRATPEAAQTALKPAQLERLRAAGQAVLRQRPGLRASILRVDTVTLVPGRMPRHRQGL; encoded by the coding sequence ATGAAGCCCGAACGGGTCCGACGGCCGGTTCAGCCGGTCAAGGCGACATCCGCGCAGCGCCGGGCCAGGGGCGGCCGGGCCTTTGCGGAGGGCCACGCGGCCGAGTGGATCGCGGCGCTCTGGCTGATGCTGAAGGGCTATCAGATTCTGGGGTTCCGCCTGAAGACGCCGGGGGCCGAGATCGACATTCTGGCGCGCAAGGGCCGTGTTCTGGCCGTGGTGGAGGTCAAACGAAGGGCAACGCCCGAGGCTGCGCAGACCGCCTTGAAGCCCGCCCAGCTGGAGCGACTGCGCGCGGCCGGGCAGGCCGTATTGCGCCAAAGACCCGGTCTCAGGGCTTCGATACTGCGCGTGGATACGGTGACGCTGGTGCCCGGCCGCATGCCGCGCCATCGTCAAGGCCTTTAG
- the rsmI gene encoding 16S rRNA (cytidine(1402)-2'-O)-methyltransferase, with the protein MSEPSPFPPTAPPPRPVSAGLYLVSTPIGNLRDMTLRALDVLAAADLVLAEDTRVSARLLGAYGLKARLERCDDHASAHAAELAIRRIGEGAVVALVSDAGTPVVSDPGFVVARAVIAAGLPVHPVPGASSLLAALVLSGLPADRVMFAGFLPPRSAGRQAMLAELKDARQTLVLFESGPRLRASLTDMAAVLGPRPAAVCRELTKMFETCVRGSLDALAMDPALDGPKGEIVVVIGPGETETASAADADAALTEALARLAPGEAASEVSRALDLPRKALYRRALELQGRG; encoded by the coding sequence ATGAGCGAGCCCAGTCCCTTTCCGCCGACCGCCCCGCCGCCCCGTCCGGTGTCGGCGGGCCTCTATCTGGTCTCGACGCCGATCGGGAACCTGCGCGACATGACGCTGAGGGCCCTGGACGTGCTGGCGGCGGCCGACCTGGTGCTGGCCGAGGATACGCGGGTCTCGGCCCGGCTGCTCGGCGCCTATGGGCTGAAGGCGCGGCTGGAACGCTGCGACGACCATGCCTCGGCCCATGCGGCGGAGCTGGCAATCCGGAGGATCGGCGAGGGGGCGGTCGTGGCCCTGGTGTCGGACGCCGGGACGCCGGTCGTGTCCGATCCCGGATTCGTGGTGGCGCGGGCGGTGATCGCAGCGGGACTGCCGGTGCATCCGGTTCCGGGGGCGTCCAGCCTGCTGGCGGCGCTGGTCCTGTCGGGCCTGCCCGCCGATCGGGTGATGTTCGCCGGTTTCCTGCCGCCCCGGTCGGCCGGGCGCCAGGCGATGCTGGCCGAACTGAAGGACGCGCGCCAGACCCTGGTCCTGTTCGAGAGCGGTCCCCGACTGCGCGCCAGCCTGACCGATATGGCAGCGGTGCTGGGCCCCCGCCCGGCCGCGGTCTGCCGGGAACTGACCAAGATGTTCGAGACCTGCGTGCGGGGGTCGCTGGACGCGCTGGCCATGGACCCGGCGCTGGATGGACCGAAGGGAGAGATCGTCGTGGTGATCGGGCCGGGCGAGACCGAGACCGCCAGTGCGGCGGACGCCGATGCGGCCCTGACCGAGGCCCTGGCCCGTCTGGCACCCGGCGAGGCGGCGTCGGAGGTGTCGCGAGCGCTCGATCTGCCCAGAAAGGCGCTCTATCGCCGCGCTCTGGAGCTTCAGGGGCGGGGATGA
- the hemW gene encoding radical SAM family heme chaperone HemW — MTEAPGTVAVYVHWPYCARICPYCDFNVVRDRGWRDEQAGLVEAILTDLSAQAALLGQRPLASIFFGGGTPSLMQPDAVARVIDRARALFPQGGEVEITLEANPTDAEAAHFGALRDAGVNRLSLGVQSLDDAALAFLGRNHSAAEARRAIEVAGSVFGRLSIDLIYALPGQTVEAWSAALTEAVDRGFEHISPYQLTIEAATAFGRAYERGSLVPPDEDRAADLYEATQGVLGAAGFEAYEVSNHARTIAARSAHNLHVWRGGDYVGVGPGAHGRLTLEGARTATVAERRIGPYVRGVAAGLPWTETSRLDARETAEERVLLGLRTVEGVGIGDLSVLGLSMEAGPVAGLIEDGFVQVSDGRLAATVRGRPVLDAVLKTLLT, encoded by the coding sequence TTGACTGAGGCCCCCGGTACGGTCGCCGTCTATGTGCACTGGCCCTATTGCGCCCGCATCTGCCCCTATTGCGATTTCAACGTGGTGCGGGACCGGGGCTGGCGCGACGAACAGGCGGGGCTGGTCGAGGCGATCCTGACCGATCTGTCGGCGCAGGCCGCATTGCTGGGCCAGCGGCCGCTGGCCTCCATCTTCTTCGGTGGCGGCACGCCCTCGCTGATGCAGCCGGACGCCGTGGCGCGGGTGATCGACCGGGCGCGGGCGCTGTTTCCGCAGGGCGGGGAGGTCGAGATCACGCTGGAGGCCAATCCGACCGACGCCGAGGCCGCCCATTTCGGGGCGCTGAGGGATGCGGGCGTCAACCGGCTGTCTCTGGGCGTACAGTCGCTGGACGACGCGGCCCTGGCCTTTCTGGGGCGCAATCATTCGGCGGCGGAGGCCCGGCGGGCGATCGAGGTGGCGGGATCGGTGTTCGGGCGGCTGTCGATCGACCTGATCTATGCCCTGCCCGGCCAGACGGTCGAAGCCTGGTCCGCCGCCCTGACCGAAGCGGTCGACCGGGGGTTCGAGCACATTTCGCCCTATCAGCTGACCATCGAGGCGGCGACGGCGTTTGGACGGGCGTATGAGCGCGGGTCCCTCGTTCCGCCCGACGAGGACCGGGCGGCGGACCTGTACGAGGCCACGCAGGGCGTTCTCGGGGCGGCCGGGTTCGAGGCCTATGAGGTGTCCAACCATGCGCGGACTATCGCCGCCCGGTCGGCGCACAACCTGCATGTCTGGCGCGGTGGAGACTATGTCGGGGTCGGGCCGGGCGCGCACGGGCGGTTGACGCTGGAGGGCGCGCGGACCGCGACCGTCGCCGAGCGCAGGATCGGGCCCTATGTCCGGGGGGTCGCGGCGGGTCTGCCATGGACGGAGACCTCGCGCCTCGACGCGCGCGAGACTGCCGAGGAACGGGTACTGCTGGGCCTGCGGACGGTCGAGGGCGTCGGCATCGGCGACCTGTCCGTTCTGGGACTGTCGATGGAGGCCGGCCCGGTGGCCGGACTGATCGAGGACGGCTTCGTTCAGGTGTCGGACGGCCGATTGGCGGCGACGGTGCGCGGGCGTCCGGTGCTCGATGCCGTCCTGAAGACATTGCTGACCTGA
- the rdgB gene encoding RdgB/HAM1 family non-canonical purine NTP pyrophosphatase, with protein sequence MNLKLIKGMRLVAATHNAGKAREIHALLDGHYTVVTATEVNLPEPAETEATFVGNAMLKARHAAAFCGEVCLADDSGLSVTALDGAPGIFSARWGGPQRDFNLAMDKIETRLEELGARDRTAWFTSALAVAWPDGPCVVVEGRVDGVVTFPRRGDHGFGYDPIFIPDGHSQTFGEMDPALKDSLSHRTRAFAMLKAALID encoded by the coding sequence ATGAATCTGAAGCTTATCAAGGGGATGCGGCTGGTGGCCGCGACCCACAATGCCGGCAAGGCCCGCGAAATCCACGCGCTTCTGGACGGACATTACACCGTGGTCACCGCGACCGAGGTGAATCTGCCCGAACCCGCCGAAACCGAGGCCACATTTGTCGGCAACGCGATGCTGAAGGCCCGGCATGCCGCGGCCTTCTGCGGTGAAGTCTGCCTCGCCGACGATTCGGGCCTGTCGGTCACGGCTCTGGATGGAGCGCCCGGCATCTTTTCTGCACGATGGGGTGGTCCGCAGAGGGACTTCAATCTGGCCATGGACAAGATCGAGACGCGACTGGAGGAACTGGGCGCGCGTGACCGCACGGCCTGGTTCACCTCCGCCCTCGCTGTCGCCTGGCCCGACGGGCCGTGCGTGGTCGTCGAGGGACGCGTGGACGGCGTCGTGACCTTCCCCCGACGTGGCGATCACGGCTTCGGCTATGATCCCATCTTCATCCCTGACGGGCATTCGCAGACGTTCGGAGAGATGGATCCGGCGCTGAAGGACAGCCTCAGCCACCGGACTCGGGCCTTCGCGATGCTGAAGGCCGCGCTCATTGACTGA
- a CDS encoding DUF2975 domain-containing protein, protein MPPERPERRLTKRPTLGLRAPFPLPFRTAFRTLGPGSVSSLLKIALDVAYVLLMLITAVLLLLFVAAIFIPVSQYNITFTDDDGGTQQPLTRALVLFGVGAFSAYFGGFLLILRNLRMIFRTLTMGDPFQPDNVRRLREVGLILAVVTAGVWLAQGMVAARLAPGVMDSQGLGELLTPIFSVLVVFVLAEVFREGARLRRESELTI, encoded by the coding sequence ATGCCCCCCGAGCGGCCCGAACGACGCCTGACGAAACGGCCCACGCTCGGGCTTCGCGCGCCGTTCCCGCTGCCCTTCAGGACCGCGTTCAGAACCCTGGGCCCCGGGTCGGTCTCCAGCCTGCTGAAGATCGCGCTGGACGTCGCCTATGTCCTGCTCATGCTGATCACGGCCGTGCTGCTGCTGCTGTTCGTGGCGGCCATTTTCATTCCGGTCAGCCAGTACAACATTACCTTCACCGATGATGACGGCGGCACCCAGCAGCCCTTGACCCGAGCGCTCGTCCTGTTTGGCGTAGGGGCTTTTTCCGCCTATTTCGGCGGCTTCCTGCTGATCCTGCGGAACCTGCGGATGATCTTTCGCACCCTGACCATGGGCGACCCGTTCCAGCCGGACAATGTGCGCCGCCTGCGTGAGGTGGGGCTGATCCTGGCGGTCGTCACGGCCGGCGTCTGGCTGGCCCAGGGCATGGTGGCCGCGCGGCTGGCGCCGGGTGTGATGGACTCGCAGGGACTGGGCGAACTTCTGACGCCCATTTTCTCGGTATTGGTCGTCTTCGTCCTC